One region of Purpureocillium takamizusanense chromosome 4, complete sequence genomic DNA includes:
- a CDS encoding Sphingomyelin phosphodiesterase (EggNog:ENOG503NWV9~SECRETED:SignalP(1-18~SECRETED:cutsite=AQG-AA~SECRETED:prob=0.7100)~COG:I) yields MRSHALLALLALGRAAQGAALGGDAPITDVSPRDGDDASMVSSSGDLQARGLVEDIWNEIKNAATCAGCETVLGLLKVLVAFGDGPFVSAIQDICKLAKVQDDDVCDGSIALEGPIIAAAIRKMHIGSRTSEAFCTTLLGLCGYPAVASWDVPFPSPKPAGGRPKPSGKPSLKIVHYSDIHVDPLYESGSSTNCTKPICCRPYTDADKPGTSKSPAGPNGDHKCDTPVSLEDSMYKAINAIVPDAAFTLFTGDIVDHAIWNTTQASNTDSIQHAYAAMNQTLKLVYGTAGNHEAQPVNSFPPSSISSDTQWLYNLLSQEWAPWLDQVAESDVAKFGAYSTRFPGGNLRIISINTNLYYRHNFWLYQDYDDKDPNLQIAWLVKELDAAERAGEHVYIIGHMPMGEKDALPDPSNYLDQVFKRYSSTIAAMFFGHTHVDHFEVSYLDYAAQNASNAYMTSYIAPSLTPTSGMPSFRVYDVDPDTFAVLDATTYTADMTDPAFQTAGPVWKKYYSAKEAYGKAASPPVTDPAAELTPSFWHQVTEAFERDQALFDAYIARKSRGWNAGSCTGDCKAAELCQMRAGRAQNNCFKPEPGVHLDKRRDDVDDKSGSQQGRGQPGNERGEHDECGVPVTLKTLSAVTDSKETLARLRSLVQGEKAAAAARRGEIS; encoded by the exons ATGCGCTCCCATGccttgctggcgctgctggcgctcgggcgcgccgcccaaggcgctgccctcggcggtgatgccCCGATCACCGACGTCTCGCCcagggacggcgacgatgcgtcgatggtctcctcctccggcgaCCTGCAGGCCCgaggcctcgtcgaggacatcTGGAACGAGATTAAGAATGCGGCAACGTGTGCCGGCTGCGAG ACtgtcctcggcctgctcaaggTCCTCGTCGCATTTGGCGACGGCCCGTTTGTGAGCGCGATCCAGGACATTTGCAAACTAGCCAAG gtccaagacgacgacgtctgcgaCGGCTCCATCGCCCTTGAGGGACCCAttatcgccgccgccatcaggAAGATGCACATCGGGTCCCGCACGTCGGAAGCCTTTTGCACCACCCTGCTCGGCCTGTGCGGCTACCCGGCCGTCGCGTCCTGGGACGTCCCCTTCCCGTCCCCCAAGCCGGCCGGCGGACGGCCCAAGCCCAGCGGCAAGCCGTCGCTCAAGATCGTCCATTATTCGGACATTCACGTTGACCCTCTGTACGAGTCGGGCTCCAGCACCAACTGTACGAAGCCGATTTGCTGCAG GCCGTATACGGACGCGGACAAGCCCGGCACCAGCAAGTCTCCGGCcggccccaacggcgaccATAAGTGCGACACGCCCGTCAGTCTCGAGGACAGCATGTACAAGGCCATCAATGCTATCGTGCCCGATGCCGCCTTTACCCTCTTCACGGGCGACATTGTCGACCACGCCATCTGGAATACCACCCAAGCCTCCAACACGGACTCGA TCCAGCACGCGTACGCGGCCATGAACCAGACGCTCAAGCTGGTCTACGGTACGGCTGGCAACCACGAGGCCCAGCCCGTCAACAGCTTcccgcccagcagcatcTCCAGCGACACGCAGTGGTTGTACAACCTGCTGTCCCAGGAATGGGCCCCGTGGCTCGACCAGGTCGCCGAGAGCGACGTGGCCAAGTTCGGCGCCTACTCGACGAGGTTCCCCGGCGGCAACCTACGCATCATCTCCATCAACACTAACCTCTACTACCGGCACAACTTTTGGCTGTACCAAGActacgacgacaaggacccTAACCTGCAGATTGCGTGGCtcgtcaaggagctcgacgccgcggagCGGGCCGGCGAGCACGTCTACATCATCGGGCACATGCCCATGGGCGAAAAGGACGCGCTGCCCGACCCGTCCAACTACCTCGACCAGGTCTTCAAGCGCTACTCGTCGACCATTGCGGCCATGTTCTTCGGGCACACGCACGTCGACCACTTTGAGGTCTCGTACCTCGACTACGCGGCGCAAAACGCGAGCAACGCGTACATGACGTCGTACATTGCGCCCTCGCTGACGCCCACGTCGGGCATGCCGTCCTTCCGCGTCTACGACGTCGACCCGGACACGTttgccgtgctcgacgcgaCGACCTACACGGCCGACATGACGGACCCGGCGTTCCAGACGGCGGGCCCCGTGTGGAAGAAGTACTACTCGGCCAAGGAGGCCTACGGCAAAgccgcgagcccgcccgTGACGGACCCCGCGGCGGAGCTGACGCCGTCCTTTTGGCACCAGGTGACGGAGGCGTTTGAGCGCGACCAGGCGCTGTTCGACGCGTACATTGCGCGCAAGAGCCGCGGGTGGAACGCAGGCTCGTGCACCGGCGACTgcaaggcggcggagctgTGCCAGATGCGCGCCGGACGCGCGCAGAACAACTGCTTCAAGCCCGAGCCCGGGGTGCACCTCGAcaagcgccgcgacgacgtcgacgacaagTCAGGGAGCCAACAGGGACGTGGGCAGCCCGGGAACGAGCGCGGTGAGCACGACGAGTGCGGCGTGCCGGTGACGCTCAAGACCCTGAGCGCGGTGACGGACAGCAAGGAGACGCTGGCGCGGTTGCGATCGCTGGTTCAAggggagaaggcggcggcggcggcgcgacgggggGAGATATCGTAG
- a CDS encoding uncharacterized protein (EggNog:ENOG503NXVD~COG:S), which produces MYMTPSVLPQRGVRSLTYLCTCQDKQIVLSVLCSLLNTALKYNPASWRVPYNTLVFKDTKQILVTDSLQFLLALLVYPIPEDIPVQKNFYRHFLGRLHRPQDFQFIVDGMNRILSQPLQEKTSYLPGTQGATNFAPEILMFFWEMTQCNKRFRSFIIDTDRAHDFVILTLFYALEYKNDSAKQGIVRMCAFMLQTLSVEPSFGKSLNKRFEGQDSLPACIRINGFRGTYTDFLIHSIYTLITTSQGNFAAVYPALLAVINNIAPHIEKLSASGSSQLMHLFTSMSSPSFLLANETNHTLLHSLLESVSCIVEHNYRKNPELVLAIVKNKKRIEALRTFTLESGQEELERRNRRKKDDGDSLDPSSVRSSVDSARSPANAPARSQTLDEVPEDGTFAIGDDEDDSDEDPEPTPAPSTVSENQSQNSSTANVDDALPVQLRGMSEKARGKMPAGARSFSRQNSTTSIATQSTSAPAPGATFEPTAQWIDSWLPELPLHTLLTVIQQVSSLLPRQDAGKDVGGVDLMIRIKETEFVGVEPSPPRTHLFEWSQLALAWYESLLWGVVFTSEMQIAKGTMGIWNGTAIKLFRVQETAPEGPTLTSPRGAVDAVGSNIVSRIGQINIRGGSANAGSGASARSSS; this is translated from the exons ATGTACATGACGCCTTCGGTGCTGCCGCAACGAGGAGTGAGGAGCTTGACGTATCTGTGCACATGTCAGGACAAGCAGATTGTCTTATCCGTCCTGTGCTCCCTGCTCAACACC GCGCTAAAATACAATCCCGCAAGCTGGCGGGTGCCGTACAATACACTGGTGTTCAAAGATACTAAGCAGATTCTAGTGACGGACTCGCTGCAGTTCCTGCTGGCCTTGCTTGTGTACCCCATACCAGAAGATATACCGGTCCAAAAGAACTTTTACAGACACTTTCTTGGACGACTCCATCGCCCCCAGGACTTCCAATTCATCGTCGATGGAATGAACCGGATCCTCAGCCAGCCGCTTCAGGAGAAGACCTCATACCTGCCGGGGACGCAAGGAGCGACCAATTTTGCGCCAGAGATTCTCATGTTCTTTTGGGAAATGACGCAATGCAACAAGAGGTTTCGATCCTTCATCATCGACACGGATCGAGCGCACGATTTTGTTATTCTCACCCTGTTCTACGCGCTCGAGTACAAAAACGACTCTGCCAAGCAAGGAATTGTTCGCATGTGCGCCTTCATGTTGCAAACGTTGAGCGTCGAGCCCAGTTTTGGCAAGAGTCTGAACAAGCGCTTCGAGGGTCAAGACAGCCTGCCGGCGTGCATCCGGATCAATGGCTTCAGGGGCACGTACACGGATTTCCTCATCCATTCCATCTACACCCTAATTACAACTAGTCAGGGCAACTTTGCGGCAGTATACCCGGCACTCCTGGCCGTCATCAACAACATCGCACCCCATATCGAAAAGCTCAGTGCTTCTGGCAGCTCGCAGCTCATGCACCTATTTacgtccatgtcctcgcCCTCATTTTTGCTGGCCAACGAGACCAACCACACACTTCTCCACTCGCTACTGGAGTCGGTGAGTTGCATTGTCGAGCACAACTATCGCAAAAATCCggagctggtgctggcgattgtcaagaacaagaagcgcatcgaggcgctgcggacATTCACGCTGGAGAGCGGGCAGGAGGAACTGGAGCGGCGAAACAGGCGAAAgaaggacgacggcgattCGTTGGACCCATCATCTGTGCGCAGCTCCGTCGACAGCGCACGGAGCCCGGCGAATGCACCGGCTCGCTCGCAAACTCTGGATGAGGTGCCCGAGGATGGCACCTTTGCCatcggtgacgacgaggatgacagcgacgaggacccgGAGCCGACTCCAGCGCCGTCCACCGTCAGCGAGAACCAGTCACAgaactcgtcgacggcgaacGTCGACGATGCACTTCCAGTCCAGCTGCGGGGCATGTCCGAGAAGGCGCGTGGCAAGATGCCGGCGGGGGCCAGGTCGTTTTCGCGTCAGAACAGCACCACGAGCATCGCAACGCAGTCTacttcggcgccggccccggGAGCCACGTTCGAGCCGACAGCTCAGTGGATCGACAGCTGGCTGCCTGAGCTCCCCTTGCACACTCTCCTGACAGTTATACAGCAGGTGTCGAGCCTGTTGCCTCGGCAGGACGCCGGCAAAGACGTCGGAGGGGTCGACTTGATGATTCGCATCAAGGAGACGGAGTTTGTCGGAGTCgaaccgtcgccgccgcggacgcaTTTGTTTGAGTGGTCACAACTGGCGCTGGCTTGGTACGAGTCGCTCCTCTGGGGTGTCGTGTTCACGAGCGAGATGCAGATCGCCAAAGGTACCATGGGCATCTGGAACGGCACGGCCATCAAGCTGTTCCGGGTCCAGGAGACGGCGCCAGAGGGGCCGACGCTGACGTCGCCCCGAGGCGCGGTGGATGCGGTTGGAAGCAATATTGTGTCCCGCATCGGACAGATCAACATTCGCGGTGGATCGGCAAACGCTGGCTCCGGCGCGTcagcgaggagcagcagctga
- a CDS encoding uncharacterized protein (EggNog:ENOG503NXVD~COG:S) translates to MGASDSKIVFKQGIFRLSEERHIPADDTYWTSFWELPESSEDVFSLFSPADIRRTRDRALENIETLILALTSRLFILRHHPSFPDPELAPERDALNCIRVLTRLLPYLYEKDSLASWEERFFWAARRKKTRKAAIANEVLFDEAQADKQEAKPEAVEFEDAKPLAEELIDTLVDLLFYSDLTISRQPHGHPKVTYAIWQSGVGCHNTVATTKEYESNRCEILRLLLALAGQSMYMTPSVLPQRGVRSLTYLCTCQDKQIVLSVLCSLLNTALKYNPASWRVPYNTLVFKDTKQILVTDSLQFLLALLVYPIPEDIPVQKNFYRHFLGRLHRPQDFQFIVDGMNRILSQPLQEKTSYLPGTQGATNFAPEILMFFWEMTQCNKRFRSFIIDTDRAHDFVILTLFYALEYKNDSAKQGIVRMCAFMLQTLSVEPSFGKSLNKRFEGQDSLPACIRINGFRGTYTDFLIHSIYTLITTSQGNFAAVYPALLAVINNIAPHIEKLSASGSSQLMHLFTSMSSPSFLLANETNHTLLHSLLESVSCIVEHNYRKNPELVLAIVKNKKRIEALRTFTLESGQEELERRNRRKKDDGDSLDPSSVRSSVDSARSPANAPARSQTLDEVPEDGTFAIGDDEDDSDEDPEPTPAPSTVSENQSQNSSTANVDDALPVQLRGMSEKARGKMPAGARSFSRQNSTTSIATQSTSAPAPGATFEPTAQWIDSWLPELPLHTLLTVIQQVSSLLPRQDAGKDVGGVDLMIRIKETEFVGVEPSPPRTHLFEWSQLALAWYESLLWGVVFTSEMQIAKGTMGIWNGTAIKLFRVQETAPEGPTLTSPRGAVDAVGSNIVSRIGQINIRGGSANAGSGASARSSS, encoded by the exons ATGGGTGCAAGCGACTCCAAGATCGTCTTCAAGCAGGGCATCTTCCGGCTGTCGGAGGAACGGCAcatccccgccgacgacacaTACTGGACCTCG TTCTGGGAGCTTCCAGAATCGTCAGAGGATGTTTTTAGTCTCTTCTCACCCGCCGACATTCGCCGCACCCGCGACCGAGCCCTGGAGAATATAGAGACCCTCATACTCGCATTGACGTCACGCCTGTTCATCCTACGGCATCACCCATCGTTTCCGGATCCCGAGCTTGCGCCCGAACGCGACGCCCTGAATTGTATACGAGTCTTGACCCGCCTGCTGCCTTATCTCTACGAGAAGGACAGCCTCGCCTCCTGGGAAGAGCGCTTCTTCTGGGCCGCGCGCCGGAAGAAGACtcgcaaggccgccatcgccaacgaggTCCTATTCGACGAAGCGCAGGCCGATAAGCAAGAAGCCAAGCCGGAGGCTGTAGAATTCGAAGATGCGAAACCACTAGCGGAAGAGTTGATTGATACCTTGGTCGACCTGCTCTTCTATTCCGATCTGACAATATCTCGCCAGCCGCACGGACACCCCAAGGTGACATATGCGATATGGCAAAGCGGCGTCGGATGCCACAACACAGTGGCGACAACCAAGGAATATGAGAGCAACCGATGTGAAATATTGCGACTACTTCTTGCTCTTGCTGGACAGAGCATGTACATGACGCCTTCGGTGCTGCCGCAACGAGGAGTGAGGAGCTTGACGTATCTGTGCACATGTCAGGACAAGCAGATTGTCTTATCCGTCCTGTGCTCCCTGCTCAACACC GCGCTAAAATACAATCCCGCAAGCTGGCGGGTGCCGTACAATACACTGGTGTTCAAAGATACTAAGCAGATTCTAGTGACGGACTCGCTGCAGTTCCTGCTGGCCTTGCTTGTGTACCCCATACCAGAAGATATACCGGTCCAAAAGAACTTTTACAGACACTTTCTTGGACGACTCCATCGCCCCCAGGACTTCCAATTCATCGTCGATGGAATGAACCGGATCCTCAGCCAGCCGCTTCAGGAGAAGACCTCATACCTGCCGGGGACGCAAGGAGCGACCAATTTTGCGCCAGAGATTCTCATGTTCTTTTGGGAAATGACGCAATGCAACAAGAGGTTTCGATCCTTCATCATCGACACGGATCGAGCGCACGATTTTGTTATTCTCACCCTGTTCTACGCGCTCGAGTACAAAAACGACTCTGCCAAGCAAGGAATTGTTCGCATGTGCGCCTTCATGTTGCAAACGTTGAGCGTCGAGCCCAGTTTTGGCAAGAGTCTGAACAAGCGCTTCGAGGGTCAAGACAGCCTGCCGGCGTGCATCCGGATCAATGGCTTCAGGGGCACGTACACGGATTTCCTCATCCATTCCATCTACACCCTAATTACAACTAGTCAGGGCAACTTTGCGGCAGTATACCCGGCACTCCTGGCCGTCATCAACAACATCGCACCCCATATCGAAAAGCTCAGTGCTTCTGGCAGCTCGCAGCTCATGCACCTATTTacgtccatgtcctcgcCCTCATTTTTGCTGGCCAACGAGACCAACCACACACTTCTCCACTCGCTACTGGAGTCGGTGAGTTGCATTGTCGAGCACAACTATCGCAAAAATCCggagctggtgctggcgattgtcaagaacaagaagcgcatcgaggcgctgcggacATTCACGCTGGAGAGCGGGCAGGAGGAACTGGAGCGGCGAAACAGGCGAAAgaaggacgacggcgattCGTTGGACCCATCATCTGTGCGCAGCTCCGTCGACAGCGCACGGAGCCCGGCGAATGCACCGGCTCGCTCGCAAACTCTGGATGAGGTGCCCGAGGATGGCACCTTTGCCatcggtgacgacgaggatgacagcgacgaggacccgGAGCCGACTCCAGCGCCGTCCACCGTCAGCGAGAACCAGTCACAgaactcgtcgacggcgaacGTCGACGATGCACTTCCAGTCCAGCTGCGGGGCATGTCCGAGAAGGCGCGTGGCAAGATGCCGGCGGGGGCCAGGTCGTTTTCGCGTCAGAACAGCACCACGAGCATCGCAACGCAGTCTacttcggcgccggccccggGAGCCACGTTCGAGCCGACAGCTCAGTGGATCGACAGCTGGCTGCCTGAGCTCCCCTTGCACACTCTCCTGACAGTTATACAGCAGGTGTCGAGCCTGTTGCCTCGGCAGGACGCCGGCAAAGACGTCGGAGGGGTCGACTTGATGATTCGCATCAAGGAGACGGAGTTTGTCGGAGTCgaaccgtcgccgccgcggacgcaTTTGTTTGAGTGGTCACAACTGGCGCTGGCTTGGTACGAGTCGCTCCTCTGGGGTGTCGTGTTCACGAGCGAGATGCAGATCGCCAAAGGTACCATGGGCATCTGGAACGGCACGGCCATCAAGCTGTTCCGGGTCCAGGAGACGGCGCCAGAGGGGCCGACGCTGACGTCGCCCCGAGGCGCGGTGGATGCGGTTGGAAGCAATATTGTGTCCCGCATCGGACAGATCAACATTCGCGGTGGATCGGCAAACGCTGGCTCCGGCGCGTcagcgaggagcagcagctga
- a CDS encoding uncharacterized protein (COG:S~BUSCO:EOG09260JDM~EggNog:ENOG503NVQH), giving the protein MLRFICFRGRLAASTSHLAACPPALPPPRSFSTTSHSRSAKQARKPWKKGKQKNGKTKRRHAKVSQAESNATFIPNDVAKWPAPEDTQGGAPASQQTERGQEEPVNGATPSPAKHEAGAGTWRSLRSALRSNPAKVAGFPPNLSGEPVARGIKDAAQEVSSWRPEKDGGSSRKPASSTAKKTMAKVPLDVKIIRPRQLKLCPIEEGPSNVPQLAHNLDRVLFNPGVYHIQDHRSGVFNFDPSLATIMPVAEFDYSALSEYITSSEDVKLRQLSAKHSKKYCGSTSSMTSILSHFHFLLSAWREPTFDNLTRSLEPESTRFTALSRGPAAAFARYQDGVYALDSSKEYDTDNILSLLGRSMEKFFTLPTEEFERYRRTKSHQIPKQERNAEESYHYTTLGDFMMRSQLDAHDPRLPGSGMFDLKTRAVVSIRMDVEGYEKGVGYEIRKRFGQWESFEREYYDMIRAAFLKYSLQVRMGRMDGIFVAFHNTQRIFGFQYIPLSEMDHAIHGTPDLRLGDQEFMCSVALLNDLMDRATERFPKRTLRLHVETRPTKVPLTYFFVEPVTEEEMRRTQEAGKPSVEQVKREIIGLSREVSEAKSAQEEANAQAAAQQAQSDETDKVAAEATPSDPQNDAAWKELMAMVDDSVENESLGISSVKEAVQDALEQSGLLSDKTEVQSEKYVDDMVAALTAHSSAIKEAGEAAEARDATEGGGRATESSGQETETATASLTNLILRVTEGIDDKLSNLKTFERKFADLVTQAKKAEVAGGEQPVKDEDEPGEESTELDSAVEEVDKDGEEPEEQDREILGMYVTIRNRVNGTFVERPSSPEDKFDWSVQYAITELPDHRAQHIYRSIMKRRKEVLGSDPEARAANWHRMFKGTLPIMAKKGEEYRAMRTKQEAGNPVHVAWDKKPLSYEATRAETAAGNE; this is encoded by the coding sequence ATGCTTCGCTTCATATGTTTTCGTGGTAGATTGGCCGCTAGCACATCCCACCTTGCTGCCTGTCCGCCTGCTTTACCTCCCCCAAGGAGCTTCTCGACCACGAGTCACTCGCGATCGGCAAAACAAGCTCGAAAACCATGGAAAAAAGGCAAGCAAAAGAATGGCAAAACGAAGAGACGACACGCAAAAGTCAGCCAAGCAGAGTCCAACGCCACATTCATTCCGAACGACGTCGCCAAATGGCCGGCACCAGAGGATACGCAAGGAGGGGCGCCGGCATCTCAGCAAACAGAGCGCGGGCAGGAAGAGCCAGTCAATGGCGCGACACCGTCGCCTGCCAAACATGAGGCAGGAGCAGGCACCTGGAGATCTTTGCGATCGGCGCTGCGATCAAACCCTGCCAAGGTGGCAGGTTTCCCACCGAATCTCTCAGGCGAGCCTGTGGCGAGGGGAATAAAAGATGCAGCGCAAGAAGTCAGCTCATGGAGGCCTGAGaaagacggcggcagctccagAAAGCCGGCTAGCAGTACGGCCAAGAAAACCATGGCGAAAGTTCCACTCGACGTCAAGATCATTCGACCGCGACAGTTAAAACTCTGCCCAATAGAAGAGGGGCCCTCAAACGTTCCACAGCTCGCGCACAACCTCGACCGCGTGCTCTTCAACCCAGGCGTCTACCACATTCAAGACCACCGCTCAGGAGTCTTCAATTTCGATCCTTCACTAGCTACGATCATGCCGGTGGCGGAGTTCGACTATAGCGCCCTGTCCGAGTACATCACCTCGTCCGAAGATGTCAAGCTTCGGCAGCTCAGCGCCAAACACAGCAAGAAGTACTGTGGCTCCACATCGAGCATGACTTCCATACTCTCACACTTCCACTTTCTGCTATCTGCGTGGCGCGAGCCGACATTCGACAACCTGACGCGGTCGCTGGAACCAGAGTCGACAAGGTTTACAGCCCTTTCCCgcgggccagcagcggccttTGCCCGGTACCAGGATGGCGTCTATGCCCTCGATTCTAGCAAGGAGTATGACACCGACAACATTCTCAGCCTTCTCGGCAGGTCCATGGAAAAGTTTTTCACACTACCCACGGAGGAGTTCGAGCGTTACCGCCGGACCAAGTCGCACCAGATCCCCAAGCAGGAGCGCAACGCCGAAGAATCATACCACTACACGACATTGGGTGATTTCATGATGCGGTCGCAGCTTGACGCTCATGACCCGCGACTACCTGGGTCTGGCATGTTCGATTTGAAGACGAGGGCGGTCGTGTCTATCCGCATGGACGTGGAAGGCTACGAAAAGGGCGTTGGCTATGAGATTCGGAAACGTTTTGGCCAGTGGGAATCGTTTGAGCGCGAGTATTACGACATGATTCGGGCGGCCTTTCTCAAATACTCATTACAAGTTCGGATGgggcggatggatggcatcTTTGTGGCGTTCCACAACACACAGCGCATTTTTGGATTTCAGTATATCCCCTTGTCGGAGATGGACCACGCCATCCACGGCACGCCAGACCTACGATTGGGAGACCAGGAGTTCATGTGCAGTGTTGCCCTGCTCAATGATCTCATGGATCGAGCGACAGAGAGATTCCCCAAAAGAACGCTGCGGTTGCACGTGGAGACACGTCCGACCAAAGTTCCATTGACATATTTCTTCGTCGAGCCCGTCACCGAAGAGGAAATGAGACGGACCCAGGAAGCGGGCAAGCCGTCCGTGGAGCAAGTCAAGCGAGAGATTATCGGTCTCAGCCGGGAAGTGAGCGAGGCAAAATCGGCGCAGGAGGAGGCAAATGCCCAGGCCGCTGCTCAGCAGGCGCAGTCGGATGAGACGGACAAGGttgcggccgaggcgacgccgagcgaTCCGCAGAACGACGCGGCCTGGAAAGAATTGATGGCCATGGTTGACGACTCGGTTGAAAACGAGAGCCTAGGCATCTCGTCCGTCAAGGAGGCGGTCCAAGACGCGCTTGAGCAAAGCGGACTGCTCAGCGACAAGACGGAAGTGCAAAGCGAAAAATATGTCGACGATATGGTTGCGGCATTGACGGCACATTCATCGGCGATCAaagaggccggcgaggcggccgaagCCAGAGACGCGACGGAGGGAGGCGGACGGGCAACGGAGTCATCAGGCCaagagacggagacggcgacggcgtcgctcACCAACCTCATCTTACGGGTCACggagggcatcgacgacaagTTGAGCAACCTCAAGACGTTTGAGCGCAAGTTTGCCGACTTGGTAACACAAGCCAAGAAGGCGGAagttgccggcggcgagcaaccagtcaaggacgaggacgagcctgGCGAAGAGTCAACGGAGCTCGACTCTGCCGTCGAAGAAGTCGACAAGGATGGTGAGGAGCCAGAGGAGCAGGATCGTGAGATCCTCGGCATGTACGTGACGATTCGCAACCGGGTCAACGGTACCTTTGTGGAGCGGCCGTCAAGCCCGGAGGATAAGTTCGACTGGTCGGTGCAATACGCCATCACGGAGCTGCCAGACCACCGAGCGCAGCATATCTACAGGAGTATCATGAAGCGGCGGAAGGAGGTTCTAGGGAGTGACCCGGAGGCACGGGCGGCCAACTGGCACCGCATGTTCAAGGGAACGTTACCCATTATGGCAAAGAAGGGCGAGGAGTAcagggcgatgaggacgaagCAAGAGGCGGGAAACCCAGTGCACGTTGCATGGGACAAGAAGCCTCTGTCTTAcgaggcgacgcgggcggagACAGCGGCAGGGAACGAGTAA